In one window of Candidatus Sulfuricurvum sp. RIFRC-1 DNA:
- the rpsF gene encoding 30S ribosomal protein S6, producing MRHYENLVIVKPTLTEEEIKNTIALVEEVITANGGEIVARDAMGMKKLAYPIEKNARGYFYVMYYTVAPAAIAEIERRFRINEEILRFVTMKYDSKREIAAWNGMVEKTKKTAPTAVVAEKKEEVAS from the coding sequence ATGAGACATTACGAAAACTTAGTAATCGTAAAACCTACTCTTACAGAAGAAGAGATTAAAAACACCATCGCTCTCGTTGAAGAAGTGATCACTGCTAACGGCGGTGAGATCGTTGCTCGCGACGCAATGGGAATGAAAAAATTAGCTTACCCGATCGAGAAAAATGCTCGCGGTTATTTCTACGTTATGTATTACACTGTTGCACCTGCTGCAATTGCTGAAATTGAACGTCGTTTTCGTATCAACGAAGAGATTTTACGTTTCGTAACCATGAAATACGATTCAAAACGTGAGATTGCTGCTTGGAACGGTATGGTTGAAAAAACTAAAAAAACTGCTCCAACTGCTGTTGTTGCTGAGAAAAAAGAAGAAGTAGCTTCTTAA
- a CDS encoding tetratricopeptide repeat protein, whose product MRIKLFLLGCLVAISTSSWATDEGEFRGETKAKIEILQKQNDELKTTIDEIEKNNISIEVLKNSIFDQDKRIQDLSLYVSITATIIAILTLIAGVGGVAFPYVMYKQNTKAQENAKKDIEAWKEKTKLEFDKELNSFKDHAQGAKSEITTSVEEAKKVEFEIKNIQNGLQNGQLIPQNEPNNDSSLSRVAIKVREKPQSEYTFEDWNKLAFDAYKKDKKEDALFYWRKAIEISEPISKQKSQILFNIAVTLGQLKRTEEELSVYDKIIQEFQGIEEGIHEVIRAKAQVNKATILVQVEQNEKAMNIYDELIDTLSGTQNEALQEQRARALVNKGATLGKLNRLEEALLIFEKVINELEDSQAKGLQIQRAKALVNKGVALGHLNRAEDSLIVFNKIINELKTTQDKELQEQRAQAYINSLEMQLIIGKNSENKIDENIRQYLNDNKQEKLQFSMLMTLKEALESDQAIRFKELKNEFKYIDFGEWRWKELDDWANSLEDTDVRERVIATIEQFKNWDMDSRSSRE is encoded by the coding sequence ATGAGAATAAAGCTATTTTTATTAGGTTGTTTAGTCGCTATTTCTACATCATCATGGGCAACAGATGAGGGAGAGTTTCGAGGAGAGACAAAAGCGAAAATTGAAATTTTGCAGAAGCAAAATGATGAATTAAAAACGACAATCGATGAAATTGAAAAAAATAATATCAGCATAGAAGTTTTGAAAAATAGTATTTTTGATCAAGATAAGCGAATACAGGATTTAAGTTTATATGTTTCTATTACTGCAACTATTATTGCAATTTTAACGCTCATCGCAGGGGTTGGCGGAGTAGCTTTCCCGTATGTGATGTACAAGCAAAATACAAAAGCTCAAGAAAATGCTAAAAAAGATATTGAGGCATGGAAAGAGAAAACAAAATTAGAATTTGATAAAGAGTTAAATAGCTTTAAAGATCATGCACAAGGCGCAAAAAGTGAAATCACTACTAGTGTTGAAGAAGCAAAAAAAGTTGAATTTGAAATCAAAAATATCCAAAATGGATTACAAAATGGACAGTTAATTCCTCAAAATGAGCCAAATAATGATAGTTCATTATCTAGAGTAGCAATTAAAGTGCGTGAAAAACCACAAAGCGAGTATACCTTTGAAGACTGGAATAAGTTAGCTTTTGACGCTTATAAAAAAGATAAAAAAGAAGATGCCTTATTCTATTGGCGTAAAGCAATAGAAATTTCAGAACCTATATCAAAACAAAAAAGTCAAATACTTTTTAATATTGCAGTGACACTTGGACAACTTAAACGGACTGAAGAAGAACTATCAGTGTATGATAAAATTATCCAAGAATTTCAAGGAATAGAAGAAGGAATTCATGAAGTAATAAGAGCAAAAGCACAAGTCAACAAGGCGACTATACTTGTGCAAGTCGAGCAAAATGAAAAAGCAATGAATATTTATGATGAACTCATTGATACCTTATCAGGAACACAAAACGAAGCACTTCAAGAACAAAGAGCTAGAGCGCTAGTCAACAAAGGAGCTACACTTGGAAAACTCAACAGACTTGAAGAAGCCTTATTAATTTTTGAAAAAGTTATTAATGAATTGGAAGATTCTCAAGCTAAAGGGTTACAAATACAAAGAGCGAAAGCATTAGTCAATAAAGGAGTTGCCCTCGGGCATTTAAACCGAGCTGAAGATTCATTAATAGTATTTAATAAAATTATTAACGAATTGAAAACAACTCAAGACAAAGAGCTTCAAGAGCAAAGAGCGCAAGCATATATTAATAGTTTAGAAATGCAATTAATCATTGGAAAAAATTCTGAAAATAAAATCGACGAAAACATCAGGCAATATCTCAATGATAATAAACAAGAGAAATTGCAATTCTCTATGCTCATGACTCTAAAAGAGGCATTGGAATCTGATCAAGCCATTCGATTTAAAGAGCTAAAAAATGAATTTAAATATATAGACTTTGGAGAATGGAGGTGGAAAGAATTGGATGATTGGGCGAATAGTCTCGAAGATACTGATGTACGTGAACGCGTTATTGCAACAATCGAACAATTTAAAAACTGGGATATGGATTCCCGATCAAGTCGGGAATGA
- the holA gene encoding DNA polymerase III subunit delta encodes MNRQELDRHLQNNSVPRAMALFGESHFLINRYAHGLSQIEGASVLSLYHDEYDFNTAKAHLSQGSLFGDQNLLIIKHEKKLPKAELDTLVELVGKNTDNTFIYCYYGEDVKGADTAFKGAHTGSVRFFHPFAAEARAIVMQEAQILGVQLDNQAAFHLLDIHNNDLSLACNELSKLSILGKPITMKEIDEHVFGLSEIKLDHFIARVIEKKEFLPSLHHLLESGENEIQLLTAISGFLTQLYLFNSAIKIHGVADSALVLGYKLPGFVEKERAALSIKISPEGYKRGINLLLDTELKMKSTGSPDQESLLLSALLKLQSIL; translated from the coding sequence ATGAATAGACAAGAGCTTGACCGTCATCTGCAAAACAACAGTGTTCCGCGTGCAATGGCACTCTTCGGTGAGAGCCATTTCCTCATCAACCGCTATGCACACGGACTTTCCCAGATCGAGGGTGCATCGGTACTGAGTCTCTACCACGACGAGTACGATTTCAACACCGCCAAAGCCCATCTATCGCAGGGCTCGCTCTTCGGAGATCAAAATCTCCTCATAATTAAACATGAGAAAAAGCTCCCCAAAGCGGAACTCGACACCCTCGTCGAACTGGTCGGGAAAAACACCGATAACACCTTCATCTACTGCTACTACGGCGAAGATGTCAAAGGAGCCGACACCGCGTTCAAAGGTGCTCATACGGGTTCAGTCCGTTTCTTTCACCCCTTTGCCGCCGAAGCACGCGCCATCGTCATGCAAGAGGCACAAATATTAGGAGTTCAGCTTGATAATCAGGCGGCATTTCATCTCCTCGATATCCATAACAACGATCTCTCCCTCGCCTGCAACGAGCTCTCCAAACTCTCCATTTTGGGAAAACCAATCACGATGAAAGAGATTGATGAGCATGTTTTCGGTCTGAGCGAAATCAAACTCGACCATTTTATCGCCCGTGTCATTGAGAAAAAAGAGTTCCTCCCCTCCCTGCACCATCTCCTCGAATCGGGAGAAAACGAGATCCAGCTCCTCACCGCCATCAGCGGATTTTTGACCCAGCTCTATCTTTTCAACAGCGCCATCAAAATTCACGGAGTCGCCGATTCAGCCCTCGTGTTGGGATATAAACTTCCGGGATTTGTCGAAAAAGAGCGTGCCGCCCTCTCAATCAAAATCTCCCCTGAGGGGTATAAACGAGGTATTAATCTCCTCCTCGATACCGAGTTGAAGATGAAATCGACAGGCTCACCGGATCAGGAATCACTGCTTCTTTCCGCATTGCTGAAACTACAAAGTATTCTATAG
- a CDS encoding trypsin-like peptidase domain-containing protein, translating into MLPSIVKIKVQKSEPIGDDSELTASDSGGSGFIFDNEHHIVTNAHVIGEAKKIAIIDQENNEYSAVLVAKDDKTDIAVLKSTAFNAPVLLENNGSAASGDGIFAIGSPFSLGHSVSFGIIGAINRFLPNYPYLHFIQIDAAINPGNSGGPLFNQQGELIGMVSTYFSKQGSYTNIAFALSITDVHRIASRLIEEKKIIRGYLGAEMLISERLSRKLGYKSSVLISRIEPNSPAKISGLKSGDIIIGFNDSLLNDGGEFHRFLERSHPDETILLTIVRDKQRKTVNVKLGSTPIEKKEKTNVGTADISEKLGLILREENSEIEVILSYGMAKTVGIDPKDKIVEINDIEVKTIQEFNIQLNKLKEAEIAFVTIKRDAGILLLPLGNKAALKAYVSRN; encoded by the coding sequence GTGCTCCCCTCTATCGTCAAAATAAAAGTACAAAAAAGTGAGCCAATCGGCGATGATAGTGAACTTACCGCAAGTGATTCAGGAGGTTCCGGATTTATTTTCGATAATGAGCATCATATTGTGACCAATGCTCATGTAATCGGAGAAGCCAAGAAAATTGCTATTATCGATCAAGAAAACAATGAATATTCTGCTGTACTCGTGGCCAAAGATGATAAAACCGATATAGCTGTCTTAAAATCTACTGCCTTTAACGCACCGGTTCTCTTAGAAAATAATGGATCAGCTGCATCGGGCGATGGAATTTTTGCCATCGGCTCCCCTTTTTCTTTAGGACATAGCGTATCATTTGGAATTATCGGTGCAATTAACCGTTTTCTTCCAAACTATCCTTATCTTCACTTCATACAAATTGATGCAGCAATCAATCCGGGAAATTCAGGTGGACCTCTTTTTAACCAGCAGGGAGAATTGATCGGCATGGTCTCAACCTATTTCTCAAAACAAGGAAGTTATACCAATATCGCATTTGCACTCTCCATAACAGATGTTCATCGTATTGCGTCACGTCTTATAGAAGAAAAAAAGATTATACGTGGATATCTAGGAGCAGAGATGCTCATATCTGAACGGCTTTCACGTAAACTTGGATACAAATCATCCGTTTTGATTAGCCGTATTGAGCCAAATTCTCCTGCCAAAATAAGCGGTTTAAAAAGTGGTGATATCATCATAGGCTTTAATGATTCTTTACTCAATGATGGAGGAGAATTTCACCGTTTTCTAGAACGATCTCATCCCGATGAAACAATACTCTTAACCATTGTTCGAGATAAACAGCGAAAGACTGTTAACGTAAAACTGGGATCAACCCCAATAGAAAAAAAAGAAAAAACGAATGTCGGAACAGCTGATATAAGTGAAAAATTAGGATTAATATTACGTGAAGAAAATTCCGAAATTGAAGTCATATTAAGCTACGGGATGGCGAAAACCGTTGGGATTGATCCAAAAGATAAAATAGTAGAAATAAATGATATAGAAGTTAAAACAATACAAGAGTTCAATATTCAACTGAATAAACTCAAAGAGGCTGAAATAGCCTTCGTTACAATCAAACGCGATGCAGGCATCCTACTATTGCCACTCGGAAACAAAGCAGCACTCAAAGCTTATGTAAGTCGAAATTAA
- a CDS encoding DUF420 domain-containing protein, whose translation MFFEPGFLGTKALMYMDIVTLYFAFLPFLLAFSIYQAIRGNIKLHYQSQFSILAVTIIMVLIFEIGVRLTGGFAEYTKQSPLSYDFLLLFLVIHILIALMAVAGWIYLIISTYKSHQNGLLENSDKHRKMGKWIFAALTVTSIMGCSIYLFLF comes from the coding sequence ATGTTTTTTGAACCGGGTTTCTTAGGAACCAAAGCATTAATGTATATGGATATTGTTACCCTTTATTTTGCCTTCCTCCCCTTTTTATTGGCTTTTTCAATCTATCAAGCGATCCGTGGCAATATTAAACTCCATTACCAAAGCCAGTTTAGTATTTTAGCCGTTACAATCATAATGGTACTTATTTTTGAAATCGGAGTACGACTTACCGGAGGATTTGCCGAATATACAAAACAAAGTCCCCTCTCGTATGATTTTCTCCTCTTGTTCCTCGTTATTCATATCCTTATTGCTCTGATGGCGGTTGCTGGATGGATTTATCTCATTATTTCCACCTACAAATCACATCAAAACGGTCTATTGGAGAACAGTGACAAACATCGTAAAATGGGTAAATGGATATTTGCTGCATTAACGGTAACCTCAATTATGGGGTGCTCGATTTATCTCTTTTTGTTTTAA
- a CDS encoding GNAT family N-acetyltransferase, with the protein MLYYAMRLNEVNKQLCDIPKLSIYEEFYGFTSKDLGLYALVDNQIAGAAWIRRLNADHGSNGYIDDRTPILNIAVIPDFRGQGIGSMMLEQLFIEAGALHENISVSVIRESSASHFYERHGFVRNNNGQNEKSPVDGSDVVTMVKRLERAEIKRPSDGYDPRRWMD; encoded by the coding sequence ATGTTGTACTACGCTATGCGGTTAAATGAAGTTAATAAACAATTGTGTGATATCCCCAAGCTTTCTATCTATGAAGAGTTTTATGGCTTTACTAGTAAAGATTTGGGTTTATATGCACTTGTAGACAATCAGATTGCCGGTGCTGCTTGGATACGACGTCTTAATGCTGATCATGGTTCAAATGGCTACATCGATGATAGAACGCCTATCTTGAACATCGCTGTTATTCCAGACTTTCGAGGGCAGGGCATCGGGTCTATGATGCTGGAACAGTTGTTCATCGAAGCAGGAGCATTACATGAGAATATCAGTGTAAGCGTTATACGTGAATCATCGGCATCTCATTTTTATGAACGACATGGATTTGTTCGTAATAATAATGGACAAAACGAGAAAAGTCCGGTAGATGGTTCGGATGTTGTCACGATGGTAAAACGATTGGAGCGTGCTGAAATTAAGCGTCCTAGTGACGGATATGATCCTAGACGTTGGATGGATTAA
- a CDS encoding ribonuclease R family protein, giving the protein MKSLLIRLTHGLYDQDIAPEEREPINEWLTRKLLTHEDNKYQLASQYRAGIVSLASESGAYLQTLGESIRDHFIETNNLMGAKSGDLVIAQRLLGKRGGPQAKVVVIAGRSETFSIAVVTMKNGYLSLQDIRTDHPAGFALSDLPETAEGSLYQINNQSGTIAAYLGNLSDPKVDEKIVLALYNKHDAFEDDVLAMAREFPKEVDASLYPNRRDLRHLPFCTIDPVTAKDFDDAICYIPETSTLYVAIADVSEYVHPFGAIDAEAIYRSFSIYLPHRSIPMLPRELSETLCSLQPLVDRLAYTFEMHIDPVTYEMDSHTLYESIIHSHRRFSYEEIDAFFEGNLEAKTEKEAKVLTYIPLLNDLTYKLREERMKKGYNFRSSELEMRIDEEQNIVSTEFAVETPSHALIEDCMLLANKAAASLYERGVFRIHESPSPMKLQSLYTELASIGIFVESQGSIKETIMAIQAEAERRDLISEVDTLIIRAQMQARYAPYNMGHFGLGFDRYTHFTSPIRRYSDLIVHRLLKAIAAGDTEEGSYVLRNIESLCTSISEKEREASDIEIRFQERKFARWAATVIGREFKARIMRAEEPFIAEIHDTITGAKVQISSQFGLMLFDDIIVKIETANLATAKITASFVSRIEKEDEIHANVLDAGKLYE; this is encoded by the coding sequence ATGAAATCACTCCTAATCCGTCTTACCCACGGTCTTTATGACCAAGATATCGCACCCGAAGAACGTGAGCCTATTAATGAATGGCTTACACGGAAACTTCTGACGCATGAAGATAACAAATATCAGCTCGCGTCTCAATACCGCGCCGGTATCGTCTCTCTCGCCTCTGAAAGTGGTGCCTATCTTCAGACATTAGGGGAGAGTATCCGTGACCACTTTATCGAAACCAATAACCTCATGGGGGCAAAAAGCGGCGATTTAGTCATTGCCCAACGGCTCTTAGGAAAACGCGGTGGTCCTCAAGCCAAAGTCGTCGTGATCGCCGGACGGAGTGAAACCTTCAGCATCGCCGTCGTCACCATGAAAAACGGTTATTTGAGCCTCCAAGACATCCGCACCGATCACCCCGCAGGTTTTGCTCTGAGCGATTTACCCGAAACCGCCGAGGGATCACTCTATCAGATCAACAACCAAAGCGGAACCATAGCCGCCTATTTAGGCAACCTTTCTGATCCAAAAGTCGATGAAAAAATTGTCCTCGCCCTCTACAACAAACACGATGCATTCGAAGATGACGTGTTAGCCATGGCACGCGAATTTCCCAAAGAGGTCGATGCGTCGCTCTATCCAAACCGCCGTGACCTGCGCCATTTGCCGTTTTGCACCATCGATCCCGTCACCGCCAAAGATTTTGATGACGCCATCTGTTACATCCCCGAAACCTCCACCCTCTACGTCGCCATTGCCGATGTGAGCGAATACGTCCACCCCTTCGGTGCGATTGATGCCGAGGCGATTTACCGCAGTTTCTCCATCTACCTCCCCCACCGCTCCATCCCGATGTTGCCGCGTGAGCTCAGCGAAACCCTCTGTTCGCTTCAACCTCTCGTGGATCGTCTCGCTTACACGTTTGAGATGCACATCGATCCCGTAACCTACGAGATGGATTCCCATACCCTGTATGAGTCGATCATTCACTCTCACCGACGCTTCAGCTACGAAGAGATCGATGCTTTTTTCGAAGGAAACTTAGAGGCAAAAACCGAAAAAGAGGCAAAAGTATTAACCTATATCCCTCTGCTCAACGATCTCACCTATAAACTGCGCGAAGAGCGGATGAAAAAAGGGTACAACTTCCGCTCCAGCGAACTGGAAATGCGAATCGACGAGGAGCAAAATATCGTCTCCACTGAATTTGCCGTCGAAACACCCTCCCATGCCCTGATCGAGGATTGTATGCTCCTCGCCAACAAAGCCGCCGCTTCCCTGTACGAGCGGGGAGTGTTCCGTATCCACGAATCCCCATCCCCGATGAAACTCCAAAGCCTCTACACCGAGTTAGCGAGTATCGGTATTTTCGTCGAGTCCCAAGGCTCTATCAAAGAGACGATCATGGCGATCCAAGCCGAAGCCGAGAGACGCGATCTTATCAGCGAAGTCGATACCCTCATCATCCGCGCGCAGATGCAAGCACGCTATGCCCCCTACAACATGGGACACTTCGGATTAGGGTTTGATCGCTACACCCACTTCACCTCTCCGATCCGCCGCTACAGCGATCTGATCGTCCACCGCCTCCTCAAAGCGATTGCGGCAGGAGATACCGAAGAGGGATCGTATGTATTACGCAACATCGAGTCCCTTTGTACCTCCATCAGCGAAAAAGAGCGTGAGGCGAGCGACATCGAAATCCGCTTCCAAGAGCGTAAATTCGCCCGCTGGGCGGCCACCGTGATTGGGCGAGAGTTTAAAGCGCGTATCATGCGAGCCGAAGAGCCGTTCATTGCCGAAATTCACGACACCATTACAGGGGCAAAAGTACAGATTTCCTCACAATTTGGTCTGATGCTCTTTGATGATATTATCGTTAAAATCGAAACCGCTAACCTCGCTACCGCGAAAATCACCGCCTCCTTTGTAAGCCGCATTGAAAAAGAGGATGAAATACACGCAAACGTGCTTGACGCTGGAAAATTATATGAATAG
- a CDS encoding type II toxin-antitoxin system MqsA family antitoxin produces the protein MKTCPLCKGSIVNGVSTFTVDLGFGVVVVRDVPATVCSQCGEEWLSDNTAMKLENIVESARQKHVTVEVARWSEAVA, from the coding sequence ATGAAAACCTGCCCGTTATGCAAAGGCTCTATTGTCAATGGTGTGAGTACCTTTACGGTTGATCTCGGTTTCGGCGTTGTGGTTGTGCGTGATGTCCCCGCTACGGTTTGTTCTCAATGTGGTGAGGAATGGTTATCCGACAATACGGCTATGAAATTGGAAAATATTGTTGAATCCGCCCGTCAAAAACATGTGACGGTGGAAGTAGCGCGATGGAGTGAAGCGGTAGCGTAA
- a CDS encoding single-stranded DNA-binding protein: MFNKIILVGNLTRDIELKYAQGGSAIANTAIATSRKFTVNGEKKEETCFVDITFFGRSGEVANQYLRKGSKILVEGRLKFDQWVDQTNGQKRSKHSVIVETMQMLDSRGESGSQGGYNEYSDAGNSGYDAPAPKAAYTPPPSYSKPAPAKMPENNLPEIDINEDEIPF, translated from the coding sequence ATGTTTAATAAAATTATTTTGGTTGGAAATCTCACCCGTGATATTGAACTCAAGTATGCACAAGGTGGATCGGCAATTGCCAATACTGCTATTGCTACGAGTCGCAAATTTACAGTGAACGGCGAGAAAAAAGAGGAAACATGTTTTGTCGACATCACTTTTTTCGGCCGTTCAGGTGAGGTAGCCAACCAATACCTCCGCAAGGGTTCTAAAATCCTCGTCGAAGGACGATTGAAATTTGACCAATGGGTTGACCAAACAAACGGCCAAAAGCGCTCTAAACACTCCGTTATCGTCGAAACGATGCAAATGCTCGATTCACGCGGCGAAAGTGGTTCTCAGGGCGGTTATAACGAATACAGCGATGCGGGTAACAGCGGCTATGATGCACCAGCACCAAAAGCGGCTTACACGCCTCCACCGTCGTATTCTAAACCCGCACCGGCAAAAATGCCGGAAAACAATCTCCCAGAGATTGATATAAACGAAGACGAAATTCCGTTTTAG
- the greA gene encoding transcription elongation factor GreA, with protein sequence MSNEPMTPRGYDELLREFKFLKDVEKPRVNVEKQRAAELGDRSENAEYHAAKEKLRHIDKRLFYLNSMIQKAQMIDPSILDHSRAHFGATITIMDVNTEEEFSYTVCGTLESEPENGLISVHSPLARAMLGKEEGDEFSVYLPNGKKSYEVSAITYIDIFSLKKNLRSEKDFGFK encoded by the coding sequence ATGAGCAATGAACCGATGACACCCAGGGGGTATGATGAACTCTTGCGAGAGTTTAAATTCCTCAAAGATGTCGAAAAACCCCGTGTCAATGTTGAAAAACAACGGGCGGCAGAGCTGGGAGATCGAAGTGAAAATGCGGAGTATCATGCGGCTAAAGAAAAATTGCGACATATCGATAAACGTCTTTTTTATCTCAATTCGATGATCCAAAAAGCCCAAATGATTGACCCTTCCATTCTCGATCACTCCCGCGCCCATTTTGGTGCAACTATTACGATTATGGATGTGAACACGGAAGAGGAGTTTTCCTATACTGTTTGCGGAACGTTGGAGAGCGAGCCGGAAAACGGACTAATCTCGGTTCACTCACCACTCGCACGTGCAATGTTAGGTAAAGAGGAGGGGGACGAATTTAGCGTTTATCTCCCCAACGGAAAAAAGAGTTATGAGGTGAGTGCAATTACCTATATCGATATCTTTTCACTGAAGAAAAATCTGCGCAGTGAAAAAGATTTCGGATTTAAATAA
- a CDS encoding DUF4258 domain-containing protein codes for MRVITQFIWRKHALERMLERSISRNEVMDCAYKGEIIESYPEDFPFPSFLVLYSDLTPLHIVMAMDGEECYIITAYRPSPEEFENSFTTRIKR; via the coding sequence ATGCGCGTAATCACACAGTTTATTTGGCGAAAACATGCGCTTGAACGGATGTTGGAACGCTCAATTAGCCGTAACGAAGTTATGGACTGTGCATATAAGGGTGAGATTATTGAATCATATCCCGAAGATTTCCCGTTTCCCAGCTTTTTGGTTTTGTATTCAGACCTGACGCCTCTTCATATCGTTATGGCGATGGATGGAGAAGAGTGTTATATTATCACTGCATACAGACCAAGCCCTGAGGAATTTGAGAATAGCTTTACTACAAGGATAAAACGATGA
- the rpsR gene encoding 30S ribosomal protein S18: MSEKRKYKKRYCKYCEQKVDFIDYKDVASLKYSLSERFKIMPRRLTGNCKRHQDMVTIAIKQSRAAALIPYTVSRKVIAGSFE; the protein is encoded by the coding sequence ATGTCAGAAAAAAGAAAATACAAAAAACGTTATTGCAAATACTGCGAGCAAAAAGTTGATTTCATTGACTACAAAGATGTAGCTTCATTGAAATATTCACTCTCTGAGCGTTTCAAAATCATGCCTCGTCGTCTTACAGGTAACTGTAAACGTCACCAAGATATGGTTACAATCGCGATCAAACAATCACGCGCTGCAGCGTTGATTCCATACACCGTATCACGTAAAGTGATTGCTGGTTCATTCGAATAA